A part of Zonotrichia leucophrys gambelii isolate GWCS_2022_RI chromosome 7, RI_Zleu_2.0, whole genome shotgun sequence genomic DNA contains:
- the ITGA6 gene encoding integrin alpha-6 isoform X1 has product MALAAGSRAGRERMAALLVLYLPLLPGLAGAFNLDTDNVISWSGETGSLFGFSLAMHRQLQPQEKRLLLVGAPREKAFPAQQANRTGGLYSCDIASPNTNCLRVKFDEETDPRTESKEDQWMGVTVQSQGPGGNVVTCAHRYEKRQYVNTVQETRDIIGRCYVLSQDLTIKDDMDNGVWSFCDGRLRGHEKFGSCQQGVAATFTRDYHYIVFGAPGTYNWKGVVRAEQKNQTFYDLGIFDDGPYEVGDESRQDKNLVPVPANSYLGLLFLTAVSDTHPDQFVYKTLPPSIQVDKSVDVMMNSYLGFSLDSGKGIVSQDEMTFVSGAPRANHSGAVVLLKKEKNQRALSLEHMFEGEGLASSFGYDVAVVDLNSDGWQDIVVGAPQYFDRSGDIGGAVYIYMNRQGNWAGVKPLRLNGTTDSMFGLAVENVGDINQDGYPDIAVGAPYDGFGKVYIYHGSKNGINTKPAQILDGEKTNTNFFGYSIAGNMDLDKNSYPDVAVGSLSDSVNVYRSRPVISIRRNITVQPDRIDLKKKNPEDHGEIRMDVKACFQYTANPRDLNPRIKINYTFEVENERRQLGLPSRVRFSDHSSDQFTASTTLRGQNSWECVTAKLILQEKIKDKLRPIPISVNVKIAGLESPSKRRESALPDLIPILNSNESETETTKVEFLKEGCGEDNECHSNLKLQYRFCTREGNEDRFTYLPLENGMPVLVLKDQKDIALEITVTNNPSDVKNPQKDGEDAYEAKLIANFPDSLTYSAFREMRSYPEKQLTCGANQNGSQAECELGNPFKRNSNVTFYLILSTTKVNVDTTDLDINLKLETTSTQANLTPITASAKVVLELLLSVTGVAKPSQVYFGGNIIGESAVKSEDDIGNLIEYEFRVTNLGRPLKTFGTASLDIQWPKEISNGKWLLYLMKIDSKGLEKVSCQPEGEINSLRVAESHNSRRKREVAEKQITDGQAFSLFSERKYKTLSCNMNARCVDIKCPLKGFDSKASIVLRSRLWNSTFLEEYSKMNYLDIVVRASISVPAAAKNVKLTNEVAQVRVTVFPAKPVTLYTGVPWWIIAVAILAGILMLALLVFLLWKCGFFRRSRYEDSVPRYHAVRIRKEERQIKDGKSQDLETKQWFTKWNENESYS; this is encoded by the exons atTGCTGGTTGGAGCTCCTCGGGAAAAGGCCTTTCCAGCCCAACAAGCCAACAGAACAGGAGGGCTGTACAGCTGTGACATTGCATCTCCAAATACAAATTGCCTGCGTGTCAAATTTGATGAGGAGA CTGACCCAAGGACGGAGAGTAAAGAAGACCAATGGATGGGTGTAACTGTCCAGAGTCAGGGGCCAGGAGGAAATGTGGTG ACGTGCGCACATCGCTATGAGAAAAGGCAGTATGTAAACACAGTGCAGGAAACCCGGGATATCATTGGAAGGTGCTATGTGCTCAGCCAGGACCTCACTATTAAGGATGATATGGATAATGGAGTGTGGAGTTTTTGTGATGGTCGTTTAAGAGGCCATGAGAAGTTTGGTTCCTGTCAGCAAGGTGTTGCTGCTACTTTTACTAGAGACTATCATTATATTGTGTTTGGTGCCCCAGGCACTTACAACTGGAAAG ggGTGGTTCGTGCAGAGCAAAAGAATCAGACATTTTATGATCTGGGTATCTTTGATGATGGGCCTTACGAAGTTGGTGATGAGAGCCGCCAGGATAAGAATCTAGTTCCTGTTCCAGCTAACAGTTACTTAG GTCTTCTGTTTTTGACAGCTGTATCTGATACTCATCCAGATCAGTTTGTGTACAAAACATTGCCTCCCAGCATACAGGTGGACAAGTCAGTGGATGTAATGATGAATAGCTACTTAG GTTTCTCTTTGGACTCTGGTAAAGGAATTGTCTCCCAAGATGAGATGACTTTTGTGTCTGGTGCCCCAAGAGCGAACCACAGCGGAGCAGTAGTTTtactgaagaaggaaaaaaatcagagagcACTTTCCCTGGAGCACATGTTTGAAGGAGAAGGGCTGGCCTCCTCTTTTGGCTACGATGTTGCTGTTGTGGACCTCAACAGTGATGG CTGGCAGGACATCGTTGTTGGGGCCCCGCAGTACTTTGACAGAAGCGGGGACATCGGGGGTGCCGTGTACATCTACATGAACCGCCAGGGCAATTGGGCAGGGGTGAAGCCTCTGCGCTTAAATGGAACCACTGACTCCATGTTTGGACTTGCAGTAGAAAACGTTGGGGACATTAATCAGGACGGATACCCAG ATATTGCAGTAGGGGCTCCGTACGATGGTTTTGGCAAAGTATACATTTATCATGGATCCAAGAATGGAATAAATACGAAACCAGCACAG ATTCTTGATggtgaaaaaacaaacaccaattTCTTTGGTTACTCTATTGCTGGAAATATGGACCTGGATAAAAATTCCTACCCTGATGTTGCTGTTGGTTCCCTGTCAGATTCTGTAAATGTGTACAG ATCTCGGCCTGTGATAAGCATTAGAAGAAACATTACAGTACAGCCTGATAGAATTGAtctaaagaaaaagaacccTGAGGACCATGGTGAAATCAg GATGGATGTGAAAGCATGTTTTCAATATACTGCAAACCCTAGAGATTTAAATCCAAGAATAA aGATCAATTACACGTTTGAAGTGGAAAATGAGAGGCGGCAGCTGGGCCTGCCCTCCAGGGTGCGCTTCAGTGACCACTCCTCTGATCAGTTCACTGCAAGTACAACCCTCAGGGGACAGAACTCATGGGAGTGTGTCACTGCAAAGCTTATACTGCAG GAGAAGATTAAAGATAAGCTACGTCCCATTCCAATATCAGTCAACGTTAAAATTGCTGGCCTGGAGTCACCATCCAAGAGAAGAGAGAGTGCACTTCCAGATCTTATACCAATTCTAAATTCAAATGAATCTGAAACAGAGACCACAAAA GTGGAGTTCTTAAAAGAAGGATGTGGAGAAGACAATGAATGTCACAGCAACCTGAAGCTTCAGTACCGGTTTTGTACGAGAGAGGGAAATGAAGACAGGTTTACTTATTTACCACT TGAAAACGGCATGCCAGTGCTTGTTCTGAAAGACCAGAAAGATATTGCCCTGGAAATAACTGTGACAAACAATCCATCTGATgtaaaaaatccacaaaaagaTGGTGAAGATGCATATGAAGCTAAACTAATTGCAAATTTTCCAGACAGTCTGACATACTCTGCATTCAGAGAGATGAGGAGTTATCCT GAAAAACAGCTGACATGTGGTGCTAACCAAAATGGCTCTCAAGCAGAGTGTGAACTTGGAAATCCTTTCAAAAGAAATTCTAAT GTAACCTTTTATCTGATCTTAAGTACCACTAAGGTTAATGTTGATACAACAGACCTAGACATTAACCTGAAGCTGGAAAC AACAAGCACTCAAGCTAATTTGACTCCAATTACAGCCAGTGCTAAAGTGGTTCTTGAATTGCTTTTATCAGTCACTGG AGTTGCTAAGCCTTCTCAGGTATATTTTGGAGGTAACATCATTGGTGAGAGTGCAGTGAAATCTGAAGATGATATTGGAAACCTCATAGAGTATGAATTCAGA GTAACTAACTTGGGCAGACCACTGAAAACATTTGGCACTGCTTCCCTGGACATTCAGTGGCCAAAAGAAATTAGTAATGGCAAATGGCTGCTTTATTTGATGAAAATCGACTCCAAAGGCTTGGAAAAAGTCTCCTGTCAACCCGAGGGTGAAATCAACAGTTTGCGTGTTGCG gAATCCCATAACTCAAGAAGAAAGCGTGAAGTTGCCGAGAAGCAGATTACAGACGGCCAGGCATTCTCCTTattctcagaaagaaaatacaagacCTTG AGCTGCAATATGAATGCACGCTGTGTGGATATAAAGTGTCCCCTGAAGGGGTTTGACAGCAAGGCATCTATTGTGCTGCGTTCCAGGCTGTGGAACAGCACCTTCCTGGAG GAATACTCAAAAATGAATTACCTTGACATTGTGGTTAGGGCTTCTATCagtgttcctgctgcagctaAGAATGTTAAACTCACAAATGAAGTTGCTCAG GTGCGTGTTACTGTATTTCCTGCAAAACCAGTAACCCTTTATACAGGGGTTCCATGGTGGATCATTGCAGTGGCTATCCTTGCTGGAATACTCATGCTTGCACTCTTGGTATTCTTACTATGGAAG TGCGGGTTCTTCCGGCGCTCCAGGTACGAAGACAGTGTCCCCCGCTACCACGCTGTAAGAATTCGGAAGGAGGAGCGACAGATCAAAGACGGGAAAAGCCAAGACCTTGAGACAAAACAGTGGTTCACCAAATGGAACGAAAATGAAAGTTATTCTTAG
- the ITGA6 gene encoding integrin alpha-6 isoform X5, which produces MALAAGSRAGRERMAALLVLYLPLLPGLAGAFNLDTDNVISWSGETGSLFGFSLAMHRQLQPQEKRLLLVGAPREKAFPAQQANRTGGLYSCDIASPNTNCLRVKFDEETDPRTESKEDQWMGVTVQSQGPGGNVVTCAHRYEKRQYVNTVQETRDIIGRCYVLSQDLTIKDDMDNGVWSFCDGRLRGHEKFGSCQQGVAATFTRDYHYIVFGAPGTYNWKGVVRAEQKNQTFYDLGIFDDGPYEVGDESRQDKNLVPVPANSYLGFSLDSGKGIVSQDEMTFVSGAPRANHSGAVVLLKKEKNQRALSLEHMFEGEGLASSFGYDVAVVDLNSDGWQDIVVGAPQYFDRSGDIGGAVYIYMNRQGNWAGVKPLRLNGTTDSMFGLAVENVGDINQDGYPDIAVGAPYDGFGKVYIYHGSKNGINTKPAQILDGEKTNTNFFGYSIAGNMDLDKNSYPDVAVGSLSDSVNVYRSRPVISIRRNITVQPDRIDLKKKNPEDHGEIRMDVKACFQYTANPRDLNPRIKINYTFEVENERRQLGLPSRVRFSDHSSDQFTASTTLRGQNSWECVTAKLILQEKIKDKLRPIPISVNVKIAGLESPSKRRESALPDLIPILNSNESETETTKVEFLKEGCGEDNECHSNLKLQYRFCTREGNEDRFTYLPLENGMPVLVLKDQKDIALEITVTNNPSDVKNPQKDGEDAYEAKLIANFPDSLTYSAFREMRSYPEKQLTCGANQNGSQAECELGNPFKRNSNVTFYLILSTTKVNVDTTDLDINLKLETTSTQANLTPITASAKVVLELLLSVTGVAKPSQVYFGGNIIGESAVKSEDDIGNLIEYEFRVTNLGRPLKTFGTASLDIQWPKEISNGKWLLYLMKIDSKGLEKVSCQPEGEINSLRVAESHNSRRKREVAEKQITDGQAFSLFSERKYKTLSCNMNARCVDIKCPLKGFDSKASIVLRSRLWNSTFLEEYSKMNYLDIVVRASISVPAAAKNVKLTNEVAQVRVTVFPAKPVTLYTGVPWWIIAVAILAGILMLALLVFLLWKCGFFKRNKKDHYDATYHKAEIHAQPSDKERLTSDA; this is translated from the exons atTGCTGGTTGGAGCTCCTCGGGAAAAGGCCTTTCCAGCCCAACAAGCCAACAGAACAGGAGGGCTGTACAGCTGTGACATTGCATCTCCAAATACAAATTGCCTGCGTGTCAAATTTGATGAGGAGA CTGACCCAAGGACGGAGAGTAAAGAAGACCAATGGATGGGTGTAACTGTCCAGAGTCAGGGGCCAGGAGGAAATGTGGTG ACGTGCGCACATCGCTATGAGAAAAGGCAGTATGTAAACACAGTGCAGGAAACCCGGGATATCATTGGAAGGTGCTATGTGCTCAGCCAGGACCTCACTATTAAGGATGATATGGATAATGGAGTGTGGAGTTTTTGTGATGGTCGTTTAAGAGGCCATGAGAAGTTTGGTTCCTGTCAGCAAGGTGTTGCTGCTACTTTTACTAGAGACTATCATTATATTGTGTTTGGTGCCCCAGGCACTTACAACTGGAAAG ggGTGGTTCGTGCAGAGCAAAAGAATCAGACATTTTATGATCTGGGTATCTTTGATGATGGGCCTTACGAAGTTGGTGATGAGAGCCGCCAGGATAAGAATCTAGTTCCTGTTCCAGCTAACAGTTACTTAG GTTTCTCTTTGGACTCTGGTAAAGGAATTGTCTCCCAAGATGAGATGACTTTTGTGTCTGGTGCCCCAAGAGCGAACCACAGCGGAGCAGTAGTTTtactgaagaaggaaaaaaatcagagagcACTTTCCCTGGAGCACATGTTTGAAGGAGAAGGGCTGGCCTCCTCTTTTGGCTACGATGTTGCTGTTGTGGACCTCAACAGTGATGG CTGGCAGGACATCGTTGTTGGGGCCCCGCAGTACTTTGACAGAAGCGGGGACATCGGGGGTGCCGTGTACATCTACATGAACCGCCAGGGCAATTGGGCAGGGGTGAAGCCTCTGCGCTTAAATGGAACCACTGACTCCATGTTTGGACTTGCAGTAGAAAACGTTGGGGACATTAATCAGGACGGATACCCAG ATATTGCAGTAGGGGCTCCGTACGATGGTTTTGGCAAAGTATACATTTATCATGGATCCAAGAATGGAATAAATACGAAACCAGCACAG ATTCTTGATggtgaaaaaacaaacaccaattTCTTTGGTTACTCTATTGCTGGAAATATGGACCTGGATAAAAATTCCTACCCTGATGTTGCTGTTGGTTCCCTGTCAGATTCTGTAAATGTGTACAG ATCTCGGCCTGTGATAAGCATTAGAAGAAACATTACAGTACAGCCTGATAGAATTGAtctaaagaaaaagaacccTGAGGACCATGGTGAAATCAg GATGGATGTGAAAGCATGTTTTCAATATACTGCAAACCCTAGAGATTTAAATCCAAGAATAA aGATCAATTACACGTTTGAAGTGGAAAATGAGAGGCGGCAGCTGGGCCTGCCCTCCAGGGTGCGCTTCAGTGACCACTCCTCTGATCAGTTCACTGCAAGTACAACCCTCAGGGGACAGAACTCATGGGAGTGTGTCACTGCAAAGCTTATACTGCAG GAGAAGATTAAAGATAAGCTACGTCCCATTCCAATATCAGTCAACGTTAAAATTGCTGGCCTGGAGTCACCATCCAAGAGAAGAGAGAGTGCACTTCCAGATCTTATACCAATTCTAAATTCAAATGAATCTGAAACAGAGACCACAAAA GTGGAGTTCTTAAAAGAAGGATGTGGAGAAGACAATGAATGTCACAGCAACCTGAAGCTTCAGTACCGGTTTTGTACGAGAGAGGGAAATGAAGACAGGTTTACTTATTTACCACT TGAAAACGGCATGCCAGTGCTTGTTCTGAAAGACCAGAAAGATATTGCCCTGGAAATAACTGTGACAAACAATCCATCTGATgtaaaaaatccacaaaaagaTGGTGAAGATGCATATGAAGCTAAACTAATTGCAAATTTTCCAGACAGTCTGACATACTCTGCATTCAGAGAGATGAGGAGTTATCCT GAAAAACAGCTGACATGTGGTGCTAACCAAAATGGCTCTCAAGCAGAGTGTGAACTTGGAAATCCTTTCAAAAGAAATTCTAAT GTAACCTTTTATCTGATCTTAAGTACCACTAAGGTTAATGTTGATACAACAGACCTAGACATTAACCTGAAGCTGGAAAC AACAAGCACTCAAGCTAATTTGACTCCAATTACAGCCAGTGCTAAAGTGGTTCTTGAATTGCTTTTATCAGTCACTGG AGTTGCTAAGCCTTCTCAGGTATATTTTGGAGGTAACATCATTGGTGAGAGTGCAGTGAAATCTGAAGATGATATTGGAAACCTCATAGAGTATGAATTCAGA GTAACTAACTTGGGCAGACCACTGAAAACATTTGGCACTGCTTCCCTGGACATTCAGTGGCCAAAAGAAATTAGTAATGGCAAATGGCTGCTTTATTTGATGAAAATCGACTCCAAAGGCTTGGAAAAAGTCTCCTGTCAACCCGAGGGTGAAATCAACAGTTTGCGTGTTGCG gAATCCCATAACTCAAGAAGAAAGCGTGAAGTTGCCGAGAAGCAGATTACAGACGGCCAGGCATTCTCCTTattctcagaaagaaaatacaagacCTTG AGCTGCAATATGAATGCACGCTGTGTGGATATAAAGTGTCCCCTGAAGGGGTTTGACAGCAAGGCATCTATTGTGCTGCGTTCCAGGCTGTGGAACAGCACCTTCCTGGAG GAATACTCAAAAATGAATTACCTTGACATTGTGGTTAGGGCTTCTATCagtgttcctgctgcagctaAGAATGTTAAACTCACAAATGAAGTTGCTCAG GTGCGTGTTACTGTATTTCCTGCAAAACCAGTAACCCTTTATACAGGGGTTCCATGGTGGATCATTGCAGTGGCTATCCTTGCTGGAATACTCATGCTTGCACTCTTGGTATTCTTACTATGGAAG TGTGGTTTCTTCAAGAGAAATAAGAAAGATCATTACGATGCCACATATCACAAGGCTGAGATCCATGCTCAGCCATCTGATAAAGAGAGACTTACTTCTGATGCATAG
- the ITGA6 gene encoding integrin alpha-6 isoform X3 — translation MALAAGSRAGRERMAALLVLYLPLLPGLAGAFNLDTDNVISWSGETGSLFGFSLAMHRQLQPQEKRLLLVGAPREKAFPAQQANRTGGLYSCDIASPNTNCLRVKFDEETDPRTESKEDQWMGVTVQSQGPGGNVVTCAHRYEKRQYVNTVQETRDIIGRCYVLSQDLTIKDDMDNGVWSFCDGRLRGHEKFGSCQQGVAATFTRDYHYIVFGAPGTYNWKGVVRAEQKNQTFYDLGIFDDGPYEVGDESRQDKNLVPVPANSYLGLLFLTAVSDTHPDQFVYKTLPPSIQVDKSVDVMMNSYLGFSLDSGKGIVSQDEMTFVSGAPRANHSGAVVLLKKEKNQRALSLEHMFEGEGLASSFGYDVAVVDLNSDGWQDIVVGAPQYFDRSGDIGGAVYIYMNRQGNWAGVKPLRLNGTTDSMFGLAVENVGDINQDGYPDIAVGAPYDGFGKVYIYHGSKNGINTKPAQILDGEKTNTNFFGYSIAGNMDLDKNSYPDVAVGSLSDSVNVYRSRPVISIRRNITVQPDRIDLKKKNPEDHGEIRMDVKACFQYTANPRDLNPRIKINYTFEVENERRQLGLPSRVRFSDHSSDQFTASTTLRGQNSWECVTAKLILQEKIKDKLRPIPISVNVKIAGLESPSKRRESALPDLIPILNSNESETETTKVEFLKEGCGEDNECHSNLKLQYRFCTREGNEDRFTYLPLENGMPVLVLKDQKDIALEITVTNNPSDVKNPQKDGEDAYEAKLIANFPDSLTYSAFREMRSYPEKQLTCGANQNGSQAECELGNPFKRNSNVTFYLILSTTKVNVDTTDLDINLKLETTSTQANLTPITASAKVVLELLLSVTGVAKPSQVYFGGNIIGESAVKSEDDIGNLIEYEFRVTNLGRPLKTFGTASLDIQWPKEISNGKWLLYLMKIDSKGLEKVSCQPEGEINSLRVAESHNSRRKREVAEKQITDGQAFSLFSERKYKTLSCNMNARCVDIKCPLKGFDSKASIVLRSRLWNSTFLEEYSKMNYLDIVVRASISVPAAAKNVKLTNEVAQVRVTVFPAKPVTLYTGVPWWIIAVAILAGILMLALLVFLLWKCGFFKRNKKDHYDATYHKAEIHAQPSDKERLTSDA, via the exons atTGCTGGTTGGAGCTCCTCGGGAAAAGGCCTTTCCAGCCCAACAAGCCAACAGAACAGGAGGGCTGTACAGCTGTGACATTGCATCTCCAAATACAAATTGCCTGCGTGTCAAATTTGATGAGGAGA CTGACCCAAGGACGGAGAGTAAAGAAGACCAATGGATGGGTGTAACTGTCCAGAGTCAGGGGCCAGGAGGAAATGTGGTG ACGTGCGCACATCGCTATGAGAAAAGGCAGTATGTAAACACAGTGCAGGAAACCCGGGATATCATTGGAAGGTGCTATGTGCTCAGCCAGGACCTCACTATTAAGGATGATATGGATAATGGAGTGTGGAGTTTTTGTGATGGTCGTTTAAGAGGCCATGAGAAGTTTGGTTCCTGTCAGCAAGGTGTTGCTGCTACTTTTACTAGAGACTATCATTATATTGTGTTTGGTGCCCCAGGCACTTACAACTGGAAAG ggGTGGTTCGTGCAGAGCAAAAGAATCAGACATTTTATGATCTGGGTATCTTTGATGATGGGCCTTACGAAGTTGGTGATGAGAGCCGCCAGGATAAGAATCTAGTTCCTGTTCCAGCTAACAGTTACTTAG GTCTTCTGTTTTTGACAGCTGTATCTGATACTCATCCAGATCAGTTTGTGTACAAAACATTGCCTCCCAGCATACAGGTGGACAAGTCAGTGGATGTAATGATGAATAGCTACTTAG GTTTCTCTTTGGACTCTGGTAAAGGAATTGTCTCCCAAGATGAGATGACTTTTGTGTCTGGTGCCCCAAGAGCGAACCACAGCGGAGCAGTAGTTTtactgaagaaggaaaaaaatcagagagcACTTTCCCTGGAGCACATGTTTGAAGGAGAAGGGCTGGCCTCCTCTTTTGGCTACGATGTTGCTGTTGTGGACCTCAACAGTGATGG CTGGCAGGACATCGTTGTTGGGGCCCCGCAGTACTTTGACAGAAGCGGGGACATCGGGGGTGCCGTGTACATCTACATGAACCGCCAGGGCAATTGGGCAGGGGTGAAGCCTCTGCGCTTAAATGGAACCACTGACTCCATGTTTGGACTTGCAGTAGAAAACGTTGGGGACATTAATCAGGACGGATACCCAG ATATTGCAGTAGGGGCTCCGTACGATGGTTTTGGCAAAGTATACATTTATCATGGATCCAAGAATGGAATAAATACGAAACCAGCACAG ATTCTTGATggtgaaaaaacaaacaccaattTCTTTGGTTACTCTATTGCTGGAAATATGGACCTGGATAAAAATTCCTACCCTGATGTTGCTGTTGGTTCCCTGTCAGATTCTGTAAATGTGTACAG ATCTCGGCCTGTGATAAGCATTAGAAGAAACATTACAGTACAGCCTGATAGAATTGAtctaaagaaaaagaacccTGAGGACCATGGTGAAATCAg GATGGATGTGAAAGCATGTTTTCAATATACTGCAAACCCTAGAGATTTAAATCCAAGAATAA aGATCAATTACACGTTTGAAGTGGAAAATGAGAGGCGGCAGCTGGGCCTGCCCTCCAGGGTGCGCTTCAGTGACCACTCCTCTGATCAGTTCACTGCAAGTACAACCCTCAGGGGACAGAACTCATGGGAGTGTGTCACTGCAAAGCTTATACTGCAG GAGAAGATTAAAGATAAGCTACGTCCCATTCCAATATCAGTCAACGTTAAAATTGCTGGCCTGGAGTCACCATCCAAGAGAAGAGAGAGTGCACTTCCAGATCTTATACCAATTCTAAATTCAAATGAATCTGAAACAGAGACCACAAAA GTGGAGTTCTTAAAAGAAGGATGTGGAGAAGACAATGAATGTCACAGCAACCTGAAGCTTCAGTACCGGTTTTGTACGAGAGAGGGAAATGAAGACAGGTTTACTTATTTACCACT TGAAAACGGCATGCCAGTGCTTGTTCTGAAAGACCAGAAAGATATTGCCCTGGAAATAACTGTGACAAACAATCCATCTGATgtaaaaaatccacaaaaagaTGGTGAAGATGCATATGAAGCTAAACTAATTGCAAATTTTCCAGACAGTCTGACATACTCTGCATTCAGAGAGATGAGGAGTTATCCT GAAAAACAGCTGACATGTGGTGCTAACCAAAATGGCTCTCAAGCAGAGTGTGAACTTGGAAATCCTTTCAAAAGAAATTCTAAT GTAACCTTTTATCTGATCTTAAGTACCACTAAGGTTAATGTTGATACAACAGACCTAGACATTAACCTGAAGCTGGAAAC AACAAGCACTCAAGCTAATTTGACTCCAATTACAGCCAGTGCTAAAGTGGTTCTTGAATTGCTTTTATCAGTCACTGG AGTTGCTAAGCCTTCTCAGGTATATTTTGGAGGTAACATCATTGGTGAGAGTGCAGTGAAATCTGAAGATGATATTGGAAACCTCATAGAGTATGAATTCAGA GTAACTAACTTGGGCAGACCACTGAAAACATTTGGCACTGCTTCCCTGGACATTCAGTGGCCAAAAGAAATTAGTAATGGCAAATGGCTGCTTTATTTGATGAAAATCGACTCCAAAGGCTTGGAAAAAGTCTCCTGTCAACCCGAGGGTGAAATCAACAGTTTGCGTGTTGCG gAATCCCATAACTCAAGAAGAAAGCGTGAAGTTGCCGAGAAGCAGATTACAGACGGCCAGGCATTCTCCTTattctcagaaagaaaatacaagacCTTG AGCTGCAATATGAATGCACGCTGTGTGGATATAAAGTGTCCCCTGAAGGGGTTTGACAGCAAGGCATCTATTGTGCTGCGTTCCAGGCTGTGGAACAGCACCTTCCTGGAG GAATACTCAAAAATGAATTACCTTGACATTGTGGTTAGGGCTTCTATCagtgttcctgctgcagctaAGAATGTTAAACTCACAAATGAAGTTGCTCAG GTGCGTGTTACTGTATTTCCTGCAAAACCAGTAACCCTTTATACAGGGGTTCCATGGTGGATCATTGCAGTGGCTATCCTTGCTGGAATACTCATGCTTGCACTCTTGGTATTCTTACTATGGAAG TGTGGTTTCTTCAAGAGAAATAAGAAAGATCATTACGATGCCACATATCACAAGGCTGAGATCCATGCTCAGCCATCTGATAAAGAGAGACTTACTTCTGATGCATAG